One segment of Carya illinoinensis cultivar Pawnee chromosome 13, C.illinoinensisPawnee_v1, whole genome shotgun sequence DNA contains the following:
- the LOC122291952 gene encoding probable anion transporter 4, chloroplastic isoform X2, producing the protein MSSSIALHRPLHRSSLTAFRATETIKLSSRFVQLSYGCCLGNISLTNSLLRIRLRQVSSELRNPHSFKLRVFSNDAQFEPLPEENEVQAPSFTEFITSERVKVVAMLALALALCNADRVVMSVAIVPLSLSHGWSRSFSGIVQSSFLWGYLISPIAGGTLVDYYGGKLVMAWGVALWSLATYLTPWAAETSLWALLAMRALLGVAEGVALPCMNNMVARWFPQTERARAVGLAMAGFQLGSAIGLTLSPILMSRGGTFGPFVIFGLSGFLWVLVWISAISSTPDQNPQISKYELEYILDKRQKSFPMENSPKTTKVIPPFRRLLSKLPTWSLIVANAMHSWGFFVILSWMPIYFNTIYHVDLRQAAWFSAVPWSMMAIMGYFGGLWSDMLIQSGISVTLTRKIFQSIGFLGPGIALIGLTTAKHPSIASAWLTLAVGLKSFSHSGFLVNLQEIAPQYSGVLHGMSNTAGTFAAIVGTVGAGFFVELFPDEIEI; encoded by the exons ATGAGCTCTTCAATAGCTCTTCATCGTCCACTTCATCGCAGTTCTCTAACAGCATTCCGAGCCACCGAAACTATCAAACTTTCTTCGCGTTTCGTCCAATTGTCCTACGGATGCTGCCTCGGAAACATTTCATTGACGAATTCTCTGCTGAGAATTAGACTTCGGCAGGTATCCTCTGAACTTCGAAATCCTCACTCGTTCAAACTTAGGGTTTTCTCGAACGATGCTCAGTTCGAGCCTTTGCCGGAAGAGAATGAAGTGCAGGCGCCGAGTTTCACCGAGTTTATCACTTCGGAGAGGGTGAAAGTGGTGGCGATGCTGGCCTTGGCTCTGGCGCTTTGCAATGCGGACCGAGTCGTGATGTCGGTGGCGATCGTTCCTTTGTCTCTTTCTCACGGATGGAGCCGATCGTTCTCTGGTATTGTTCAG TCATCTTTCTTGTGGGGATACCTGATCTCGCCAATAGCTGGAGGGACCCTAGTGGATTATTATGGCGGTAAGTTAGTCATGGCTTGGGGTGTGGCTTTGTGGTCACTAGCTACCTACCTTACTCCCTGGGCTGCGGAGACTTCTTTGTGGGCCCTCCTTGCGATGCGAGCTCTGCTTGGCGTTGCTGAAGGAGTAGCTCTTCCTTGCATGAACAATATGGTGGCCAG ATGGTTCCCTCAAACAGAACGAGCCAGGGCTGTCGGACTTGCAATGGCTGGTTTTCAGCTTGGAAGTGCTATAGGACTCACACTTTCTCCCATCCTCATGTCACGTGGTGGTACATTTGGACCATTTGTTATATTTGGATTATCTGGATTTCTGTGGGTTTTGGTATGGATTTCTGCAATATCAAGTACTCCTGACCAAAATCCTCAGATATCAAAATATGAATTGGAGTACATATTGGACAAGAGGCAAAAATCCTTTCCCATGGAGAATAGTCCTAAGACAACAAAAGTGATCCCACCTTTCCGGCGCTTGCTTTCTAAACTGCCAACATGGTCCCTAATCGTTGCAAATGCTATGCATAGCTGG GGCTTTTTCGTTATTCTTTCCTGGATGCCCATTTATTTTAACACA ATATATCATGTTGACCTCAGACAAGCCGCATGGTTTAGTGCTGTTCCTTGGAGTATGATGGCTATCATGGGATACTTTGGTGGTTTGTGGTCGGACATGTTGATACAAAGTGGTATAAGTGTCACTTTGACTCGCAAGATCTTTCAG TCGATTGGTTTTCTTGGTCCTGGGATTGCTCTTATTGGTTTAACCACAGCAAAGCATCCATCAATCGCTTCTGCTTGGCTTACTTTAGCCGTCGGTCTGAAATCTTTCAGTCATTCCGGCTTTCTTGTGAATCTTCAG GAGATTGCTCCACAATATTCTGGCGTATTACACG GAATGTCGAATACGGCTGGAACATTTGCTGCGATTGTCGGAACAGTTGGAGCTGGTTTCTTTGTTGAGCTG TTTCCCGATGAGATTGAGATTTGA
- the LOC122290866 gene encoding acyl-coenzyme A thioesterase 13, with amino-acid sequence MEKAREFLELTNEESDSVSGLTIHPHRPGLEWSFYEDFSLRGIRVDRVEPGFVACTFKVPPRLADRNGNLASGAIANLVDEVGGAVVHVEGLPMNVSVDMSISFVSTAKVNDELEITSRVLGKRGGYAGTIVLMRNKATGEIIAEGRHSLFGRHASKL; translated from the exons ATGGAGAAGGCCAGGGAATTTCTGGAACTGACCAACGAAGAATCGGATAGCGTGTCGGGACTCACCATCCATCCTCACCGACCTGGCTTGGAATGGAGTTTCTACGAAGATTTCTCCCTCAGAGGCATTCGAGTCGACCGGGTGGAGCCCGGCTTTGTCGCCTGCACTTTCAAGGTTCCCCCTCGCCTCGCC GATAGAAATGGAAATTTGGCTTCAGGTGCAATCGCAAACCTTGTCGATGAAGTTGGTGGTGCCGTAGTCCATGTTGAGGGTCTCCCTATGAATGTTTCAGTGGACATGTCGATCTCATTTGTTTCGACTGCAAAGGTTAAC GATGAGTTAGAGATAACCTCAAGGGTtttagggaaaagaggaggTTATGCTGGAACAATAGTGCTTATGAGGAACAAAGCAACTGGGGAGATTATTGCTGAAGGCCGGCATTCATTGTTTGGTAGACATGCCAGCAAACTCTGA
- the LOC122291952 gene encoding probable anion transporter 4, chloroplastic isoform X1: MSSSIALHRPLHRSSLTAFRATETIKLSSRFVQLSYGCCLGNISLTNSLLRIRLRQVSSELRNPHSFKLRVFSNDAQFEPLPEENEVQAPSFTEFITSERVKVVAMLALALALCNADRVVMSVAIVPLSLSHGWSRSFSGIVQSSFLWGYLISPIAGGTLVDYYGGKLVMAWGVALWSLATYLTPWAAETSLWALLAMRALLGVAEGVALPCMNNMVARWFPQTERARAVGLAMAGFQLGSAIGLTLSPILMSRGGTFGPFVIFGLSGFLWVLVWISAISSTPDQNPQISKYELEYILDKRQKSFPMENSPKTTKVIPPFRRLLSKLPTWSLIVANAMHSWGFFVILSWMPIYFNTIYHVDLRQAAWFSAVPWSMMAIMGYFGGLWSDMLIQSGISVTLTRKIFQSIGFLGPGIALIGLTTAKHPSIASAWLTLAVGLKSFSHSGFLVNLQEIAPQYSGVLHGMSNTAGTFAAIVGTVGAGFFVELVGSFQGFLLLTSLLYFLATLFYILCSTGERVNFDETVSR, encoded by the exons ATGAGCTCTTCAATAGCTCTTCATCGTCCACTTCATCGCAGTTCTCTAACAGCATTCCGAGCCACCGAAACTATCAAACTTTCTTCGCGTTTCGTCCAATTGTCCTACGGATGCTGCCTCGGAAACATTTCATTGACGAATTCTCTGCTGAGAATTAGACTTCGGCAGGTATCCTCTGAACTTCGAAATCCTCACTCGTTCAAACTTAGGGTTTTCTCGAACGATGCTCAGTTCGAGCCTTTGCCGGAAGAGAATGAAGTGCAGGCGCCGAGTTTCACCGAGTTTATCACTTCGGAGAGGGTGAAAGTGGTGGCGATGCTGGCCTTGGCTCTGGCGCTTTGCAATGCGGACCGAGTCGTGATGTCGGTGGCGATCGTTCCTTTGTCTCTTTCTCACGGATGGAGCCGATCGTTCTCTGGTATTGTTCAG TCATCTTTCTTGTGGGGATACCTGATCTCGCCAATAGCTGGAGGGACCCTAGTGGATTATTATGGCGGTAAGTTAGTCATGGCTTGGGGTGTGGCTTTGTGGTCACTAGCTACCTACCTTACTCCCTGGGCTGCGGAGACTTCTTTGTGGGCCCTCCTTGCGATGCGAGCTCTGCTTGGCGTTGCTGAAGGAGTAGCTCTTCCTTGCATGAACAATATGGTGGCCAG ATGGTTCCCTCAAACAGAACGAGCCAGGGCTGTCGGACTTGCAATGGCTGGTTTTCAGCTTGGAAGTGCTATAGGACTCACACTTTCTCCCATCCTCATGTCACGTGGTGGTACATTTGGACCATTTGTTATATTTGGATTATCTGGATTTCTGTGGGTTTTGGTATGGATTTCTGCAATATCAAGTACTCCTGACCAAAATCCTCAGATATCAAAATATGAATTGGAGTACATATTGGACAAGAGGCAAAAATCCTTTCCCATGGAGAATAGTCCTAAGACAACAAAAGTGATCCCACCTTTCCGGCGCTTGCTTTCTAAACTGCCAACATGGTCCCTAATCGTTGCAAATGCTATGCATAGCTGG GGCTTTTTCGTTATTCTTTCCTGGATGCCCATTTATTTTAACACA ATATATCATGTTGACCTCAGACAAGCCGCATGGTTTAGTGCTGTTCCTTGGAGTATGATGGCTATCATGGGATACTTTGGTGGTTTGTGGTCGGACATGTTGATACAAAGTGGTATAAGTGTCACTTTGACTCGCAAGATCTTTCAG TCGATTGGTTTTCTTGGTCCTGGGATTGCTCTTATTGGTTTAACCACAGCAAAGCATCCATCAATCGCTTCTGCTTGGCTTACTTTAGCCGTCGGTCTGAAATCTTTCAGTCATTCCGGCTTTCTTGTGAATCTTCAG GAGATTGCTCCACAATATTCTGGCGTATTACACG GAATGTCGAATACGGCTGGAACATTTGCTGCGATTGTCGGAACAGTTGGAGCTGGTTTCTTTGTTGAGCTGGTGGGTTCTTTCCAAGGATTTCTATTGCTTACATCACTACTATACTTTCTTGCTACCCTTTTCTACATCCTGTGTTCTACTGGAGAGAGAGTAAACTTTGATGAAACGG TTTCCCGATGA